The genomic window AAGACAGTAAGTCATAACGGGTAAAATCTTCAATAAACTGAGGGGTAAAACGGACTCTGCCATATTCATCTTCAACGGTAACGCTTTCACCTTGGCTTAAATTCTGATACCGCTCACCCAGAGCCAATTGAAAGGTTTCCGCCAGATTCCAGGGTGTAGCCCACAAACAAAGTCCGGCAATCCCCTGATCCCGTGCCGCAAAAGCCAAGGCAGCACTGCCGCCCATGCTGCGCCCCAGCAGTATAATCGAGCCCCCGATAATTTCCTGACAGAATTCCACTACATATCCCAAATCTTCTATTTGCCGGGATAGAGTGGCCTGCGGCGTAAAATCAAAACGCAATACCGAGAATCCGTTGGCTACAGCCAGATCAGAAAGCACCATGCTGCGACCGCTGCCATCTTTGGATCCGCGGAATCCATGGCAGACAATCAACAGGTGTTTTGACCCCGCCGCCTCATGCAGCACCGCCGATAAAACGCCCTTCGGAGTTGTAATGCTAAGTTCGCGCATGCGCCCCTCCTTCAAACGAGCCAATGACAAAAAATGTGCCTCTGGCTTTAGCCAGCAGCCCATCCTTATTGCCGTCGACGATATCCGCCTCCACAACAACCGTTTGCCGGCCATTATGTACTATACGGGCGACGCAGTGAATTAAGGGCTGCGGTTGAGCGCTGCGTATACAGTTTATATTCATTTCAATAGTAACAACGCGCTTATTGACCGTTGCGCAAGCCATCCCCATCGCAGTATCAGCCAGGGAAGCAAGGGCGCCGCCATGAGCCACCCCATATAAATTCGTATGGGTTTTCAAGTCTACCGGCATCATCAGCTTAACCACGCCTTCGGTCATGTCCTCGACTGTAATCTTCAGTAAGCGAACAAAAGGGTTTGCATCATAAATTTTTGTCAAATAGCTTTTGATTGTTTGCATCCTGTCTTCCACCAAACGCCTCCAGACTAGTTCCAACTGGTTTCAAGCACTTTGTGTCATTTGAAACATGGGATAAGTTTGCCGGGACTTTTCTGCATGGCAGAGCAGAGAAGCCGCGCATATCAGACATATTTCAGGTGACGCAAGATGCGATGATCGGCAAGAACCTTATTCTTGATTGCTATGAAAATACTTCTTGTAAATTATACGCCATAAACAGACAAAACCCCTCCTTATTCGCCAAACAACTTCCATTCATCAGTATAAAGCAAATAAAAAAACACGGTGAGAATCCGTGTTTTTAAAGTTCCATTAATTCTATCAGCTGTTTATTCACTATCCCGTCCTGCGGCAAACCCTTTTCCAATTGAAGATTTTTTACGGCCTGTTCCGTATCCTTGCCAAAAATCCCATCGGCGCGGCCAGCTAAAAAGCCTAGTTCTTTCAGTTTCATCTGCAGAATCACTACATCCGGACCGGCAATCTGAAACTTCAGAACCCTTTCCACTTTAGTCCGCCGACCGTCAATTCTCACCGGTGTGCCGATCGGTACCCATTCAAACAATTCTTCCACATCTTTATTGCGCAGACGGATGCAGCCATGACTGGCGAATTGGCCGATCGACCATGGTTTGTTGGTGCCATGAATACCATAAATGCCCCAGGGAACATTTAGCCCCATCCAACGGGTACCAAAACCGGTGCCCCAATTATAATCTTTCCAGACTACGTTCCACTCGCCAATCGGAGTAGGCGTTTCACCTTTACCCACTGCCACACGGTATTGTTTATAAAACTGCCCGTCCTGATAAACCTCCAACAGCCGTTCTCTCTCTTTAATCACTAAACTGATCTTGCCAGCGGGAGGATTCGCTGGCTCCTCAGCTCTTGAGACAGCGGCCGTTTCCAGTTCATCGCTGTATTCAAATCCGATTAAGCCAAATGTCAGTCCTACCAGAACGAGTCCGGACCATAAAAAGTACCGCTGATGCCGGCTCCAAAATTGCATTTTTTTCATATTCTCACCTCTTGGCGTCACATATCTCATGTCAAATATATGACGCAGCCAGGGGAGATATCCCGACAATGGAGAAAAAAGTACGAGTCAGCCAGCCCTTTATTTATGATACAGCAGCGTACTGACCAATGCGGTCAGCGGAATGGCGCAAACCAGCCCGATACTGCCAGTCAGAGCCCGGGCAATTTCAGTGACAATCAGATTTAGATTCATAACCTTTACCATCGACATATCAGGCTGGGCTGCAATCAGCAGCATTAAGGGCAACGAACTGCCCACATAAGCCAAAATCAGGGTATTGGACATGGTCCCCATAATATCCTTGCCCACATTCATGCCGGTAAGAAATAATTCTTTCGCCGTGATGTCAGGCTGTATCTGTTTAATTTCCTGCAGTGCAGACGCAATGGAAATGGTTACATCCATCACCGCTCCCAATGAGCCTAAAACCATGCCGGAAAACAGAATTCCCTGGAAATCAACCGATTTCAAAACCGATGCCTTGAGCATCATGGCTTCTTCTGAATCAAGACCGGTCAGATGCATCAACTGGATGGCAGTGTAGGATAGTATCGCGGCAACCACTACCCCGCCCACGGTCCCCCCAATAGCCGCCAAAGATTTGCGCGACCAGCCGCTGATGGGCACATGGGTGATGACGGCAATAACGGCACTTAACCCCAGTGTCAGGAAGGCTATGTTGATTTGATTGGTCAATACCTGCTTGATGAACAACAGATAAATCAAACAGATCGAAACTGCAATCACAATCAAAGACTTCAAACCGATCATCCTGCCAAACAGAATCAGACAGAACGCAAACACTCCCAACAGAAGATAAACATAATTCAATCGGTCGAAATCGCTGATATAATAAGATGTTTTCCCTAAATCGTGAGAAACGGCGACGATGATTTTATCTCCGGGATTGACTTTGATCTCAAAAACAGACTTGCCTGACACAAAATTGAAAATATCAACGATCTTGCCTGCCTCAGGTCCGGACTTCAACCGGACAGTGACCATCTCCCCCTGACCGCTGAAAAACTGCTTCTGGGTCTGAGCATCTACTGCCCGGACATCCAGAACCTCGCCTTTGATATATTCATCCGATGCAGCGGGTGCAGCAGGCGCCGCAACAGCAAATGTTGACAAGCTCATCACCATGATTAAAGCAGCAATGATACGGCTTATGTATTGTTTCAAGTGTTAGCCTCCCTATATCAAATAGCCACGACAATAAATTTAATCATTCTCGTTTCTTTTCCCGATTCCTGCCCGGCATTTTTACAATTTCCAGCGGGAAGTTTGCAAAAAAATAACCGGCTAAGCCGGTTGAAGTGATATTATTCCAAAATATATACTTTTACTTTTTGCATGCCATACTCCAGGGCTTCTTCCTTGGAGTCAAACGCCAGTCCAATGCGGTCGCCCTTAATGGCGCTGCCCTGATCTTCGGCAACAGCCTCACCATAACCTTCTACCCACACCCGGGTTCCCATAGGAATGACCTGCGGATCGACTGCCACAATGCCTTTGCGTACATCTGTGCCTGTAACAGTTTTATCCCCCGAGTAACCATTGTTTTCGATGCCGGAGGCATAACCGGTAGCAGTCAGATCCATTACTTGTTCGTACGAGTCTGTTATTTCCTGGTCCTGGCCGGATTGAGGTAAAATATTACTGTTAATATTCAGCGCTTTAGCTACCAGTTGAATTTGATCCTGATAGGGAGCAATGCGGGTGCTGACCCTGTCCCCAATTTCAGCTTTCACTCTGTCGGTAAGCTGGGCTTCCATGGCTTGTTTCCAATCCCCCTCGCCAAGCAGAGCCGCATTTTCGATACCCATTCTTTCCTGCATCTGGCCGGCAAGCATACTCCAGACCGCATCACGGTTTCCCTCGTCCCACTCCTTCTTCAGATTCACCATTTGAGTTAAGATTTGCGGATTCTGCGTAATGACCGATGTGAGCGTATCCTGAAGAGAAGCGGCGTAAGATGGCAGCGGAGATAATATGTGGATAGCTGTAACTGTCATCATAGTTACAATTATTTTTTTCAAAGCTGTTCCTCCTTTTGCTGCTGATTCCGGTTCACCTCACAGTGTATCATAAAGTTTACATAATGTGTAGTCTGATATTACTGGGAATTCAATCCGGCAAAGAAAAATCAGCCCCGAACAGGACTGACAAATAAGCCTCTTAAATTACTTGGCTAATTGATATAACGTCTCGGTAAGCACCTGCACTCCTGCTGCGATATCTTCTTCAGAGGTGTACTCGTCCGGATTATGGCTGATTCCTTTATGACTGGGAACGAAAATCATGCCGGTAGGTGTCAAGGCGGCGATATTCATGGCATCATGCCCGGCGCCGCTGTGCATCCGGTGATAGGCAATATTCAAAGTGTCACAGGCATCTTCAATGGTATCAATGATTTCCTCGGCGAGAATCACCGGTTTATCTGAAGCCATCACTGCGATCGAAACAGGCGTCTCCTGTTCATCGGCAATGGTGCTGACCTGATCTTTTATATCCTGCAGGCACTCAATAATACTGTCATGATCCACACCCCGGATATCCACCCACATTTCCACCATGCCCGGCACCACATTCATGGCGCCGGGATGAACTTTCAGAACGCCTACCGTGCCTACTGTCCCCCGATGAACTTGGTCCATGGCGCTTTCCCTCACCGCCAGAACGATCCGCGCCGCACTGACTAAAGCATCTTGCCTTTCGTCCATGGGAGTAGTGCCGGAATGGGCAGCAAAGCCTTCCACCGTGATTTTCATTCTGGTAGGTGCGGCAATAGCGGTCACAACGCCAACCTTCTTGCCAATCCGTTCCAGGACGGGGCCCTGCTCGATATGCATTTCCACAAAAGCCTTCATTTCCTTGGGAGCACGCTTGGCGGACGCCAGCTTATTCATGTCAAGTCCCCAGCCAGCCAGTGCTTCTGAGAGCTTCACTCCGTCCTGATCTTTGGCTTTTGACCAAGATAACAGATTCATCTGTCCGGCCATTACTTTGCTGCCCATAGTGGCGAATCCGAAACGGCTGGATTCTTCCGCCATGAAGACAATCACTTCCAGCGGATGGGTTAACGGGCCCCGTCCTTTTAATTCTTTAAGAGCGTACAGACCGCCCGCAACACCCACGATTCCGTCATATTTACCCCCCTCGGGCACTGTATCGATATGGGAACCTGTGACCACTGCAGCCGCCTCCGGATTTTTCCCCGGCAGGCGGCCGATCAGATTGCCAAAAGCATCCTCCCGTACTGTCAGGCCAATTTCCCCCATAAGATCCGTCACATACTGACGCGCCTGCCGGTCAGCTTCGGTAAAAGCCTGGCGGTCCATTCCCTGTTGCCCTTTGCCGTACTGCGCAATAGCTTCAATTGTGTCCATAATCCATTTACTGTCCATTTTCTGCCTCCTCCATCTATAAACGGATCAGCCTGACTTTACCAATCCGTACAAAAAGATAATGACGCCAATGCCGCCGCAAATAAAAGCGGTGTAGCTAAAATAAGCCGCTTTGTTGACGGAAGCCAACGAGGACAGGAGAACGCCCATTTGTAAAAAAATCAGCGCCTTCCCGTATACAGCAAAAAAATTCTCCGCGTCTGCCCGCATTTCCTCCCAACGCGCGGCTTTCTCGGCTATTTCTTGCTTTTCTCTGGCATAGCGCTCGGTCTCAGCGGCAAACTGTGTGATGGTCTCCTGATAATATTCCGGCCGCTCGGAATGCCGCAGCCAGATCTCCAGGGCCTGTTTCTGCGCCTGATAGGCTGTTTCTTTAATGCTTTTTGCCTGATAATAGGCCCACTGATTGGCTAACTGGCTTTGGGCCATCAGCATGTTGTGCCCGCAATTTGCCGCTCTAAACGATGCCAATGTACTGCAAACCGCTAATACCATAGTAGTCGTCGTCATCAGTCTAACTCGTCGGTCAGCAGTTTGATCATTTTTTTTTGCTGAAGTTTCCGTCAACCCCTGCTCTTCTCTATCCGCCATGTGACCTCCCAAAGCTTATTGGTCGGGTTCCATGGTTTCATTGTTTACCGGATCGCCGGATTTTAGTCAACACTACCAGAGAAAAGAGACTGCCATAACCAGCAGGATAACGGCTGCCGCACCTCCGGCGATTAACAACGCCCAGCGGTTAACTGCAGCTGTTTCCTGCTTATGATAGGAGCGTTTCCCCATTCCTTTGGCCATATGAAGTCCTCCCCTCGTAAATAAAGGTATTACAATTCCTGACTATTCTTTCTCTAACCAGACAATTACTTCCTGCTGTTATTTAATGCAAAATTCAATCAGCTTTACTGGCTGATATATAGATGATGATAGACTCCCCGCAACGCCAGCAGTTCCTCATGAGTTCCTGCTTCGACAAGCTGCCCGCGAGACAGTACGATAATCCGGTCAGCAGTTTGCACAGTGGACAGACGATGGGCCACCACCAGGGTGGTCCGCTTGGCGGATGCGTTTTCTAAAGCCTGCTGAATCAATCCTTCCGTCTCGCTGTCGATGTTGGAGGTGGCCTCATCCAGCACGAGTACATCGGCCTGAACGGCTAATACCCGCGCCAAAGACAAGAGCTGCCTCTGCCCTACCGACAACCAGGCTCCCTGGTAACCCACCGGAGTATCGTATCCATCCGGCATAGCCTGTATAAAGGCTGAAAGATTGGCTGTCCGGGCTGCGTCTTGAACTAAAGCTCCGGGAACCGCCGGGTCAAACATACTGATATTTTCCGCCACAGTCCCGGGGAACAGGTGCACGTCCTGAAAAACCACGCCAATACGCCGGCGCAGAATAGCCGGGGGAATCTGGCGAATATCGATGTCATCCAGCAATATCCGGCCTTGCTGCGGCTCATAAAATCGCAGCAGCAGGGCAATGAGGGTGGTTTTTCCCGACCCTGACAATCCTGCCACACCGATAAATTGTCCGGGCTGTATTTCAAAAGTCACGCCCTGCAGAACCCAATCCGGCTCCTGATAAGCAAACCAGACATTGTCAAAGATGATTTTACCGGCGAAATGACGGTCAACCATCTTAGTCTCAGGTTCTTCACTTTGTCCGGATGCCGCCAGCAGATCATAAAGGCGCTCGGCGGCGGCCAAGGCCGACTGCAGCAGGTTATATTTTTCCGCCAGGTCTTTAATCGGCCAGAAAAACTTTTCTACATAGCGCAAAAATGCTGCCACGATACCGATCTCCAGCCCGCCAATGCGGCTGGTGGCATCACTGTACCACAACAAAAGCAATACAGCCATCACATAGATAAAATCTACTAAAGGACGAAAAATAGCATAGGTACGCATTTCCTGCAACCCAGCTGCCAAATATTCGTCGCTGACCGAGCGGAATTCTCCTTCACTGCGATCAAAGCGGGCGAAAGCCTTGACGGTAAGAATGCCGTTCAAACTTTCCTGGACATACGTATTTAGACCGGCTGTCTTTTCCCGCACCAGCCGGAAGGCACGACGGGCATACTTTTGATACAGGGCTGCCACCAGGATCATGACAGGCAGCACGGTAAAGGATACCAGCGCCAGCTGCCAATGGATCGCAAGCATCACCGCGATAATGCCGGCCAGCATAAAAAAGTCGCTGGCCAAAGCCACCAGAACATCGGTATACAGATCTTTCACCGCGTCGGTATCATTGGTTACCCTGGTAACCAGGCGGCCCACCGGCTGACCCTCCAGCTCCCGGTATGGTTGAAACAAAATATGGCGGAACACCTGCCGCCGCACCTGATGAATGATCTGTTGACCGATATATTGCAGCTGGATAGCCTGCCAGTAAGACAACACCCCTGACAAGAGGACGCTCAACCCATAGATGACAGTAATACGGCCCAGTCCTGCCACATCCCCGGCTGCAACCAATACGTCAATCGTCAGCTTCATGAGATACGGCCGCAGCAGTTCAACTCCGGCCGCTGCCAGCATGATCAGCAAGACAAAAAACAGCTTCATCCGAAAAGGCCTGGCAAATCCCCACAATCGCACCAGCATATGCCGGTCAGTTAACAGGCCGGTTTGATCATCATACCGTTTTACTCCAAAATAACGCGCCATTAGTCCTCCATATCAGAATTTACGACTTTTCGGCAGATAGCAGCAGTACCAGCTAATGTGCTAAGGCCGAAAAATCGCTTAAATTCTTCACTGTTCCGAGACGCAGAACGTCTCTTTTACCTCACCGGCCAGCTGCTGTTCATACAGCTGATAATACAGTCCTCGCCCGGTGACAAGCTCCCGGTGATTTCCCTGCTCGACGATTCTGCCCCGGTCCATGACATAAATCATGTCCGCTTGTTTCACCGCCGCCACTCGCTGGGACACAATAACCGAGGTCTTACCTTCCAGAAATTTTCGCATATTCGACAGCAGCACCTGCTGCGTGCGATAGTCCAGAGCTGAAAACACGTCGTCTAAGAGCAGAATGGAAGGTTCTTTCACCAGAGCCCTGGCAATAGCCACCCTCTGCTGCTGACCGCCGGAAAGTTTCTTGCCTTTTTCCCCTAATACGGTTTCCATTCCCTGGGTTTTGGCATGAATATCTTCAGTGACCGCCGCCAGCCTGGCTGCCTCTTTTACCGAATCCTCCGGATAGAAACGGTCAAAGGCGATATTCTCGGCGATGGTCCGGGAAAACAGAAGGGTTTCCTGAGGCACATAACCAATATGATGCCGCAGGCTTTCAACATTCAGTTCATGTATATCCTGCCCGCCGATGAAGATAGCGGCCGCCGGCGGATGATATAAGCGCAGCACCAGTTTCAAAAGTGTGGATTTGCCGGCGCCTGTCCGGCCAACAATCCCCACCATTGCCCCGGGAGGGACCTGGAAGGAAACTGACTGAAGGGCAGGCTGCCCGGAACCGGGATAGTAAAATGTCAAATCGCGAAATTCAAGATGATGCCCCGGTAAAGGGTCCGGTTTGTCTTTCGTTTCGATTTGCGGCTCCTGTACCGGCTCGGCCAGTACCTGTACAATCCGCTGCAGGGAGGCTGCCCCCTTCTCCAGTACATTCCAAAGGTAACCCAGCCCCATCAGCGGCCAGATAATGACACCCAAATAGCCGATCAATGCGGTCAAATCACCTGCCGTCATCTGTCCATCCATCATTTTTCGCCCGCCCAGATACAAAGCAATAGCATACGTCAAAAAAGGCAGAGAATGAGTAACCGGAAGATAAACAGCCTGGATTCCGGCCAATTTCATGCTGGCCTCCACACTCTGCCGGCTAATCTTTTCAAAACGTTCCAGCATGGTGTGTTCGGCAGCAAACCCTTTGACCACCCGCAATCCGGCAAAAGTCTGCTGCGAAAATTCAGTAAGCCGGCTGAACTTTTCCTGCACCTGGCGGAATGCTATATGGACCTTTTCCCCCATTCCCATGACGCCCAGCATAATAAACGGCAATGGCAAAAGCGACCAGCAGGTCAGCTCAAGGTCGATAGTACGGGCCATTAAAAAGAAGGCGGCAAAACCCATAACCACTGCGTCAATCAGCAGAATAGCGCCCAGGCCAAAGGCCACGCGGATGGCTGTCACGTCATTGGTCATCAGGGCCATGACCCCTCCTGGCCCTGCCTGCTCATAGTATGACAGGGGCAGGCGCAGGGCATGGGCAAAGATTTGCCGGCGCAAATAGTACTCCAGGTGCCGGGTAGTACCCATAATAAAAATGCGGTAGAAGTAGCGCAATATGGCGACTGCTACGGCAATGCCCAATATCCAGCCTATCTCGGTCCAGATATGTCCTTGCTGTCCGGCGATTCGGTCCACTGCCCTGCCGACAAAGCGGGGGACAAAGGTTTGCAGAACGTCCACTACGATCAGCATCGCCATACCGACTAAATATTGCCGCCAATACCGCGTCATAAATTCCCACAGCAGTTCCCGCGATTGTTTGTTCATTCCTGTCTCCTTTTCCTCTCTCCTTTACTTATTATCGCCAAAATATTGAATTCCTTTTTTATTGACAGTGCCCAACAGTACCTATTTTTATAACCCGGCAAACTTTTGCAGTGAATACACAAAAACACCGCCCGATTCCGGGCGGTGAAGTGATATTGGAAGACTTACGGCTGTTATCGGTCAGATTATTCGAGGCAGCAGCAATCGTCAATGATATTCTTTTTGTACTCGGCATAAAGCACTTTTAACTGACCGACTTTTTCCGCCATTTCTATCTGCATGTCGGATGCCTGCTCAAATTCACCAGCGGCCAAAGCGGCTTTAATGCGGCTGAAAAGGCACCTCTGATCCTTTTTGTCTTTCGCCAGATAGAAACGGAGGTCATTGATTCTTGCCCAGATTTCTTCATCGATATCTGAGGCGCTGGCGCTGCTGTGCAGGCACTGACACGCCCGGACAACGTCCAGGTTTTCACCGATGATGCGGTTATTCAGTTCAATTTTCCAACGCAATAAGGCGCCAGCTACAAAAGCGTCGATTAATTCCTTGCGGAAAGCGTTACCGGCAATAAGAACTTTGACCTTTTCGGGATAAGTCCCAATCGCCTGCATGTTTTGCCATACAGTAGCCGGCGGTTTACCGAACAGACGGTCCCGCTCCTCGGCGCCGTAGTCATCAAACACATCATGCTCGCTGCGATATGCCCGGTCTTTTTCCAGATAGAATCCCGGAGTTCCTGCGTCTTTGGAAAGT from Acetonema longum DSM 6540 includes these protein-coding regions:
- a CDS encoding alpha/beta hydrolase, with the protein product MRELSITTPKGVLSAVLHEAAGSKHLLIVCHGFRGSKDGSGRSMVLSDLAVANGFSVLRFDFTPQATLSRQIEDLGYVVEFCQEIIGGSIILLGRSMGGSAALAFAARDQGIAGLCLWATPWNLAETFQLALGERYQNLSQGESVTVEDEYGRVRFTPQFIEDFTRYDLLSCARSLGRIPLLIIHGQKDGIVPLAQAHDLFLAAEGPKKMVVIPEEDHQFTYKYDETTRELLAWLRETFGDC
- a CDS encoding PaaI family thioesterase; the encoded protein is MEDRMQTIKSYLTKIYDANPFVRLLKITVEDMTEGVVKLMMPVDLKTHTNLYGVAHGGALASLADTAMGMACATVNKRVVTIEMNINCIRSAQPQPLIHCVARIVHNGRQTVVVEADIVDGNKDGLLAKARGTFFVIGSFEGGAHART
- a CDS encoding L,D-transpeptidase family protein → MKKMQFWSRHQRYFLWSGLVLVGLTFGLIGFEYSDELETAAVSRAEEPANPPAGKISLVIKERERLLEVYQDGQFYKQYRVAVGKGETPTPIGEWNVVWKDYNWGTGFGTRWMGLNVPWGIYGIHGTNKPWSIGQFASHGCIRLRNKDVEELFEWVPIGTPVRIDGRRTKVERVLKFQIAGPDVVILQMKLKELGFLAGRADGIFGKDTEQAVKNLQLEKGLPQDGIVNKQLIELMEL
- a CDS encoding YibE/F family protein; its protein translation is MKQYISRIIAALIMVMSLSTFAVAAPAAPAASDEYIKGEVLDVRAVDAQTQKQFFSGQGEMVTVRLKSGPEAGKIVDIFNFVSGKSVFEIKVNPGDKIIVAVSHDLGKTSYYISDFDRLNYVYLLLGVFAFCLILFGRMIGLKSLIVIAVSICLIYLLFIKQVLTNQINIAFLTLGLSAVIAVITHVPISGWSRKSLAAIGGTVGGVVVAAILSYTAIQLMHLTGLDSEEAMMLKASVLKSVDFQGILFSGMVLGSLGAVMDVTISIASALQEIKQIQPDITAKELFLTGMNVGKDIMGTMSNTLILAYVGSSLPLMLLIAAQPDMSMVKVMNLNLIVTEIARALTGSIGLVCAIPLTALVSTLLYHK
- a CDS encoding 3D domain-containing protein, which produces MKKIIVTMMTVTAIHILSPLPSYAASLQDTLTSVITQNPQILTQMVNLKKEWDEGNRDAVWSMLAGQMQERMGIENAALLGEGDWKQAMEAQLTDRVKAEIGDRVSTRIAPYQDQIQLVAKALNINSNILPQSGQDQEITDSYEQVMDLTATGYASGIENNGYSGDKTVTGTDVRKGIVAVDPQVIPMGTRVWVEGYGEAVAEDQGSAIKGDRIGLAFDSKEEALEYGMQKVKVYILE
- a CDS encoding Zn-dependent hydrolase; this encodes MDSKWIMDTIEAIAQYGKGQQGMDRQAFTEADRQARQYVTDLMGEIGLTVREDAFGNLIGRLPGKNPEAAAVVTGSHIDTVPEGGKYDGIVGVAGGLYALKELKGRGPLTHPLEVIVFMAEESSRFGFATMGSKVMAGQMNLLSWSKAKDQDGVKLSEALAGWGLDMNKLASAKRAPKEMKAFVEMHIEQGPVLERIGKKVGVVTAIAAPTRMKITVEGFAAHSGTTPMDERQDALVSAARIVLAVRESAMDQVHRGTVGTVGVLKVHPGAMNVVPGMVEMWVDIRGVDHDSIIECLQDIKDQVSTIADEQETPVSIAVMASDKPVILAEEIIDTIEDACDTLNIAYHRMHSGAGHDAMNIAALTPTGMIFVPSHKGISHNPDEYTSEEDIAAGVQVLTETLYQLAK
- a CDS encoding DUF4337 domain-containing protein, with translation MADREEQGLTETSAKKNDQTADRRVRLMTTTTMVLAVCSTLASFRAANCGHNMLMAQSQLANQWAYYQAKSIKETAYQAQKQALEIWLRHSERPEYYQETITQFAAETERYAREKQEIAEKAARWEEMRADAENFFAVYGKALIFLQMGVLLSSLASVNKAAYFSYTAFICGGIGVIIFLYGLVKSG
- a CDS encoding ABC transporter ATP-binding protein; its protein translation is MARYFGVKRYDDQTGLLTDRHMLVRLWGFARPFRMKLFFVLLIMLAAAGVELLRPYLMKLTIDVLVAAGDVAGLGRITVIYGLSVLLSGVLSYWQAIQLQYIGQQIIHQVRRQVFRHILFQPYRELEGQPVGRLVTRVTNDTDAVKDLYTDVLVALASDFFMLAGIIAVMLAIHWQLALVSFTVLPVMILVAALYQKYARRAFRLVREKTAGLNTYVQESLNGILTVKAFARFDRSEGEFRSVSDEYLAAGLQEMRTYAIFRPLVDFIYVMAVLLLLWYSDATSRIGGLEIGIVAAFLRYVEKFFWPIKDLAEKYNLLQSALAAAERLYDLLAASGQSEEPETKMVDRHFAGKIIFDNVWFAYQEPDWVLQGVTFEIQPGQFIGVAGLSGSGKTTLIALLLRFYEPQQGRILLDDIDIRQIPPAILRRRIGVVFQDVHLFPGTVAENISMFDPAVPGALVQDAARTANLSAFIQAMPDGYDTPVGYQGAWLSVGQRQLLSLARVLAVQADVLVLDEATSNIDSETEGLIQQALENASAKRTTLVVAHRLSTVQTADRIIVLSRGQLVEAGTHEELLALRGVYHHLYISQ
- a CDS encoding ABC transporter ATP-binding protein codes for the protein MNKQSRELLWEFMTRYWRQYLVGMAMLIVVDVLQTFVPRFVGRAVDRIAGQQGHIWTEIGWILGIAVAVAILRYFYRIFIMGTTRHLEYYLRRQIFAHALRLPLSYYEQAGPGGVMALMTNDVTAIRVAFGLGAILLIDAVVMGFAAFFLMARTIDLELTCWSLLPLPFIMLGVMGMGEKVHIAFRQVQEKFSRLTEFSQQTFAGLRVVKGFAAEHTMLERFEKISRQSVEASMKLAGIQAVYLPVTHSLPFLTYAIALYLGGRKMMDGQMTAGDLTALIGYLGVIIWPLMGLGYLWNVLEKGAASLQRIVQVLAEPVQEPQIETKDKPDPLPGHHLEFRDLTFYYPGSGQPALQSVSFQVPPGAMVGIVGRTGAGKSTLLKLVLRLYHPPAAAIFIGGQDIHELNVESLRHHIGYVPQETLLFSRTIAENIAFDRFYPEDSVKEAARLAAVTEDIHAKTQGMETVLGEKGKKLSGGQQQRVAIARALVKEPSILLLDDVFSALDYRTQQVLLSNMRKFLEGKTSVIVSQRVAAVKQADMIYVMDRGRIVEQGNHRELVTGRGLYYQLYEQQLAGEVKETFCVSEQ